The Gillisia sp. Hel_I_86 genome has a segment encoding these proteins:
- a CDS encoding PepSY domain-containing protein — translation MAVKNTRKKQAKLLRNTRKIHRIMGIFLFVFFIFISVSGVLLGWKKHSGGMLLPATTNGTSSKLVEWLPLADLEQKAFKVLHDSVGRTLSLELDRIDIRKEKGIVKFIFAEHLNSIQLDGATGDLLQIGIRRADFVEQVHDGSILDDYFKTPNGIIKVSYTSIMGVALLLFSVTGFWLWYEPKRMKNNARK, via the coding sequence ATGGCAGTAAAAAATACGCGAAAAAAACAAGCCAAACTGCTACGCAATACGCGAAAAATACATCGCATTATGGGTATTTTCCTATTCGTATTTTTTATTTTTATATCGGTATCTGGGGTGTTATTGGGATGGAAGAAGCACAGCGGCGGGATGTTGTTGCCGGCAACTACTAATGGAACTTCTTCGAAATTGGTAGAATGGCTGCCTCTGGCAGATTTAGAGCAGAAAGCCTTTAAAGTGCTTCATGACTCTGTAGGGAGAACACTTTCCCTAGAACTGGACCGCATAGATATACGCAAAGAAAAAGGCATTGTGAAATTCATTTTTGCAGAGCATCTCAACAGTATTCAACTGGATGGTGCCACCGGAGATTTGTTGCAGATAGGAATTCGACGAGCCGACTTTGTAGAGCAGGTTCACGATGGCTCTATTCTGGACGATTATTTTAAGACACCTAATGGAATCATAAAAGTGAGTTATACCAGCATTATGGGCGTGGCACTCCTTCTGTTCTCAGTAACTGGTTTTTGGCTCTGGTATGAGCCAAAACGCATGAAAAACAACGCGAGGAAATAA
- a CDS encoding HupE/UreJ family protein: MKIKKIISFLVLTVVCAFCTTAFAHGVDENTQTFLLGNNGVAFGPFLYIGAKHMITGYDHLLFLVGVIFFLYKPKEVLLYVSFFTIGHSTTLLLGVLADININAYLIDAIIALSIVYKGFDNLGGFKQFFGKQPNTKAAVLIFGLFHGFGLASKLQEFKFDREGLFTNLIGFNIGVEIGQFIALAIVLLLITVWRRQPSFMKFSTITNTALMAAGFLLLGFQLTGYFTS; encoded by the coding sequence ATGAAAATAAAAAAGATAATATCCTTTCTGGTATTAACTGTTGTTTGCGCATTTTGCACTACCGCATTTGCGCACGGTGTCGATGAAAACACACAAACCTTTTTGTTAGGAAACAATGGTGTTGCCTTCGGGCCCTTTTTGTATATAGGAGCTAAACATATGATTACAGGTTATGACCACCTATTATTTTTGGTAGGGGTTATTTTCTTTCTATATAAACCAAAAGAAGTGCTATTATATGTTAGTTTTTTTACAATTGGTCACAGTACCACTTTACTTTTAGGTGTTTTAGCAGATATTAACATTAATGCATACTTAATTGATGCAATTATAGCACTATCTATCGTATACAAAGGATTCGATAATCTGGGCGGATTTAAGCAGTTCTTTGGTAAACAGCCCAATACGAAGGCAGCAGTTTTAATCTTCGGATTATTTCACGGTTTTGGCCTTGCAAGTAAATTGCAAGAATTCAAATTCGACCGCGAAGGACTATTTACAAATTTAATAGGTTTCAATATAGGTGTAGAAATAGGACAATTTATTGCCTTAGCGATAGTATTGCTACTTATCACGGTATGGAGAAGACAACCTAGTTTTATGAAATTTTCAACAATTACAAATACAGCACTTATGGCCGCTGGGTTTTTACTGCTCGGCTTTCAATTAACAGGCTACTTTACATCTTAA
- a CDS encoding (2Fe-2S) ferredoxin domain-containing protein encodes MEDSKNNKPVIYQCNGANCRKKKGKRLEYYIKKYNLKGKIEVDKMDCNDRCQQAPVLHLHPSDIWFSEKDLGTIFKRYILNKK; translated from the coding sequence ATGGAAGATTCTAAAAACAATAAACCCGTCATCTATCAGTGTAACGGTGCAAACTGCCGAAAGAAAAAAGGAAAGCGTTTAGAATACTATATAAAGAAATATAACTTGAAAGGTAAAATTGAAGTTGATAAAATGGATTGCAATGATAGATGCCAACAGGCTCCTGTGCTTCATCTTCATCCAAGCGATATATGGTTTTCAGAGAAAGATTTAGGAACAATTTTTAAGAGGTATATTTTAAATAAAAAATAA
- a CDS encoding MFS transporter yields the protein MRIKIGKAISKLIEPFQALQNKLFAKVYLAQTISLLGDAFTWVGLALLAYQFGEGRAAIILATALTLRVTAFIIFSPFAGVLADRIDRKKILYTTHFIRMGLVALLPFITAEWQIYVLVFLMNVFNAFFSPTYRSIIPQIVDKKLYRQAIGLSAATYQLLGVLGPGLAGILAVWLGAREIFLVDAATFIVAGILLLTLPKDFLNVPKEDISKKQLTTWQDVTKGIRLLFQNKYIRFALFIELVTAMAGAFILVNTIILVKSGLDLTDKDYGLIMAAFGIGATVAAFVSGAIDKSKSRQVSLVLGALVLGLAISAANYLNFSLLFAFWIVAGLGQSLAEIPSETLIGENISDSEQGKVYGSHFAFSHLWWAFAYPIAGFLGTNFPEKEFLYGGIITLSLLLIVFLFLRPKETIRNSDQIKSKAIIH from the coding sequence ATCAGGATAAAAATCGGCAAGGCTATATCCAAATTAATAGAACCCTTTCAAGCACTGCAAAATAAGCTGTTTGCGAAGGTATATCTCGCACAGACCATCAGCCTGTTGGGGGATGCCTTCACTTGGGTCGGTTTGGCATTATTGGCCTATCAATTTGGGGAAGGAAGGGCTGCGATAATTTTGGCCACTGCCCTCACATTGCGGGTAACCGCCTTTATCATCTTTTCACCTTTTGCAGGTGTACTAGCAGACCGGATAGACCGAAAAAAGATTCTGTACACGACCCACTTTATTAGGATGGGACTTGTCGCCTTGCTACCGTTCATTACCGCCGAATGGCAGATTTATGTCTTGGTATTCCTTATGAATGTTTTCAATGCTTTTTTTAGTCCTACTTATAGGTCTATAATTCCACAGATAGTTGACAAGAAATTATATCGGCAAGCTATTGGTCTATCGGCTGCCACGTATCAGTTATTGGGAGTTTTAGGGCCAGGATTGGCAGGTATCCTTGCAGTTTGGTTGGGTGCTCGCGAAATATTTTTGGTTGATGCAGCTACATTTATTGTCGCGGGCATTTTGCTTTTAACCCTTCCAAAAGATTTCTTGAATGTACCTAAGGAAGATATTTCGAAAAAACAACTTACAACTTGGCAAGATGTAACCAAAGGCATTCGACTTTTGTTTCAAAACAAATACATACGTTTTGCGCTTTTCATAGAACTGGTAACAGCGATGGCCGGAGCTTTTATATTGGTGAATACAATCATTCTTGTAAAAAGCGGATTGGATCTTACCGATAAGGATTATGGTTTAATTATGGCTGCCTTCGGTATTGGTGCAACAGTCGCTGCTTTCGTTTCTGGTGCTATAGATAAATCCAAATCGAGGCAGGTTTCCTTAGTATTGGGAGCATTAGTATTGGGTCTAGCAATTAGTGCCGCAAATTACCTGAATTTTTCCCTGCTCTTTGCATTTTGGATCGTTGCAGGTTTAGGGCAAAGTCTTGCAGAAATACCTTCAGAAACACTTATAGGAGAGAATATATCAGATAGTGAACAAGGAAAAGTATATGGCTCCCATTTTGCGTTTTCACATCTTTGGTGGGCATTCGCATATCCGATAGCCGGGTTTTTGGGAACCAATTTCCCCGAAAAGGAATTTCTCTATGGAGGAATTATCACTTTGTCGCTGTTGCTGATTGTATTTCTGTTTCTTAGACCAAAAGAAACTATTAGAAATTCAGATCAAATAAAATCGAAGGCAATTATACATTAA
- a CDS encoding efflux RND transporter periplasmic adaptor subunit: protein MKIKFNTKFPLLILSTLLIVACGNKDSEKTETSAEASMPKEQPAANGAKQVTFTKDQYNLAGIETGQIEMRNLSNIIKLNGVIDVEPKSMASVSAPLGGYLKTAGRLPGEAIKKGQVLATIENPEFIQIQQDYLESLSRLQFLEEEYNRQKQLREEDINSAKTFQQVSSDYKITQGRVKAYEQQLALAGISRSNVQNGNITRTANLYAPITGFVKASKVNIGDYVSPQDVLFEVVNLDDIHLALNAFEKDLGKIKVGQTVKFSLANDNKFNRTAEVFLIGKATGSDRITPVYSHLNKEDKKGLLPGMYVKAWIESGTNKQMAIPSEAIVQYEGKDFVIFQTENSDSGYTFRLEQVKKGIEQEGYTAITFAESADVNSFKPVTKNAYSILSALRNSEEEE, encoded by the coding sequence ATGAAAATTAAATTCAATACAAAATTCCCGTTGCTCATTTTATCAACCTTATTGATCGTAGCGTGCGGCAACAAGGATTCAGAAAAAACGGAAACTTCCGCAGAAGCTTCTATGCCAAAAGAACAACCTGCTGCAAACGGGGCCAAACAGGTCACTTTTACAAAGGATCAATACAATCTTGCCGGAATAGAAACCGGACAGATAGAAATGAGAAATCTTAGCAATATTATTAAACTCAACGGTGTTATTGATGTGGAGCCCAAAAGTATGGCCTCTGTATCTGCACCTTTAGGAGGTTATTTAAAAACTGCCGGGAGACTGCCTGGGGAAGCGATTAAAAAAGGGCAGGTCTTGGCTACGATCGAAAATCCTGAATTTATCCAAATACAACAGGATTATTTGGAAAGTTTAAGCAGGCTACAATTTCTTGAAGAAGAATATAACCGCCAAAAACAATTGCGGGAAGAGGATATCAATTCGGCAAAAACCTTTCAACAGGTTTCCTCAGATTATAAAATAACGCAAGGTCGCGTTAAGGCATACGAACAACAGCTTGCGCTGGCGGGAATCAGTAGAAGTAATGTCCAAAATGGCAACATAACCCGAACTGCCAACCTTTATGCCCCTATTACAGGTTTTGTAAAAGCGAGCAAAGTAAACATCGGTGATTATGTATCCCCACAAGATGTGCTTTTTGAAGTAGTTAATTTGGACGATATTCATCTGGCATTGAACGCCTTTGAAAAAGACCTGGGAAAAATTAAAGTAGGCCAAACCGTAAAATTCTCCCTTGCCAATGATAATAAATTCAACCGTACCGCCGAGGTTTTCTTAATAGGAAAAGCTACCGGAAGCGATCGTATCACACCAGTTTACAGCCATTTAAACAAAGAGGACAAAAAAGGATTATTACCGGGAATGTACGTGAAAGCTTGGATCGAAAGCGGTACAAATAAGCAGATGGCGATCCCTTCTGAAGCTATTGTTCAATATGAAGGGAAAGATTTTGTAATCTTTCAAACCGAAAATTCTGATAGCGGCTATACATTTAGATTGGAACAGGTTAAAAAAGGAATTGAGCAGGAAGGGTACACGGCCATAACTTTTGCTGAAAGTGCTGATGTCAACAGTTTTAAGCCTGTGACCAAAAATGCTTATTCCATCTTGTCTGCATTGAGAAATTCTGAAGAAGAAGAGTAG
- a CDS encoding CusA/CzcA family heavy metal efflux RND transporter: protein MLDKIIQFSINNKLVVGILTLFLIGWGVYSLTKLPIDAVPDITDNQVMVITVSPTLAAQEVEQLVTFPVEQTMVSIPGIKDMRSFSRFGLSIVTIVFEEDTDLYWARQQVQERLSLAAKNIPEGVGEPEMAPVTTGLGEIYQYVIHPKEGYEDQYDATELRSIQDWIIKRQLLGTPGVAEVSGFGGFVKQYEIAIDPDKLQSVNVTIEEIFTALEKNNQNTGGAYIDKGPNAYFIRSEGLVNNLQELEKIVVKVSNGTPVLIRDVAKVQFGHGVRYGAATRNGEGEVVTGIVMMLKGANSSAVINAVKDKIEQIKETLPEGVTIEPYLDRKKLVDRAIGTVTTNLTEGALIVIFVLILFLGNFRGGLIVASVIPLSMLFAISMMNLFGVSGNLMSLGAIDFGLIVDGAVIIVESVMFGIHTSKKKYAGVEKLSSEQMDTEVKRSAGKMMNSAAFGQIIILIVYLPIMALSGVAGKMFHPMAQTVSFAILGALILSLTYVPMMSALALGRKTEHKRNFSDKMMDFFQRLYRPIIEAALHAKLLVIGLAIGLFVITLVVFANMGGEFIPQLDEGDFAVETRVPVGSSIDQMIDVSQKAQTILLNEYPDEVTQVVNKIGSGEIPTDPMPIEAGDMMVILSPKEDWTSAEGREGLIEKMQESLSVIPNATFSFQQPIQMRFNELLTGAKQDVVLKIYGEDLNILSDLASNVGSKIKSVEGVEDLYVEEITGLPQINIQMDRDKISQYGMNIEDVNNAIETAFAGTSAGLVYEGERRFDLVVRLDKDYRTDITDVQNLYVSTPEGRQIPLSEVANVSFEPGPVQIQRDNAKRRITIGFNVRERDVQSIVDDIKQIMGANVDMPAGYYVTYGGQFQNLKEANQRLMIALPVALLLILILLYFAFGSIKQSLLIFTAIPLSAIGGVFALLIRDLPFSISAGIGFIALFGVAVLNGIVLVAEFNRLDKEGVTDIYERVLKGTRVRLRPVLMTATVAALGFLPMALSSSSGAEVQRPLATVVIGGLITATALTLIVLPVLYIYFTEGKVKFNFRKKKIATTLIVIGGMFFPATQLQAQETNQAQERKLTLEQAIEIALQNNNRIKIAQYEIDVEKTGKYGAITIPRTEFSYSRGEFNTPTLKDNLYGVTQRINFPTVYTSQFKLAKARVNSSEQLKIIEKNELIADVKSAYLRYMFLMENERLLQRQDSLYSNLDRSSSMRYKTGESTKLESVTSATQSMQIKNKLQQNEADMRIAKKRLQVVLNTNDNISVTDTELVPNEIDLDIESQSVEQSPPFVYLKQQLAVRKRETNVERNKVLPDLMFGYNSQSFIGDQFVNGQDIQYDNGDRFSYFQVGMAIPIFPGGHRSKIKAAKIEEDIAQSQLELNQTQLQGELQSLLQEYYKLQGTLNYYQNEALPQAELIINNSEKSFKSGNVSYAQYLQNLTLANTIQTEYLNTLYQYNQSIIVIEALLGL from the coding sequence ATGTTAGATAAAATCATTCAATTTTCGATCAACAACAAACTTGTTGTCGGAATATTAACCTTGTTCCTTATAGGCTGGGGAGTTTATTCCCTAACAAAACTGCCCATAGATGCCGTACCCGATATTACGGACAATCAGGTAATGGTCATAACCGTTTCCCCTACCCTTGCAGCTCAGGAGGTAGAACAACTTGTAACATTTCCCGTTGAACAAACAATGGTAAGCATACCTGGGATAAAGGATATGCGTTCTTTTTCCCGCTTTGGGCTTTCCATTGTAACCATTGTATTTGAGGAAGATACCGACCTCTATTGGGCACGACAGCAAGTTCAAGAACGCTTGTCTTTGGCAGCTAAAAATATACCTGAGGGTGTGGGAGAGCCTGAAATGGCACCCGTAACCACTGGGCTGGGTGAAATATATCAATATGTGATTCATCCCAAAGAAGGATATGAGGACCAATACGATGCAACGGAGCTGCGCTCTATACAGGATTGGATTATCAAACGGCAGTTATTGGGAACGCCTGGTGTTGCTGAAGTCAGTGGTTTTGGAGGTTTTGTTAAGCAATATGAAATTGCGATAGACCCCGATAAACTTCAAAGTGTGAACGTTACTATCGAGGAGATTTTTACCGCCCTGGAAAAAAACAATCAAAATACTGGTGGGGCTTATATTGATAAGGGACCCAATGCCTATTTCATACGTAGTGAAGGCCTCGTGAATAATTTACAAGAGCTAGAGAAGATTGTTGTTAAAGTAAGTAATGGAACGCCAGTACTAATAAGGGATGTTGCCAAAGTACAGTTTGGTCACGGTGTACGCTACGGGGCTGCTACTCGAAATGGAGAAGGCGAAGTGGTCACGGGGATTGTAATGATGCTAAAAGGAGCAAACTCTTCAGCGGTTATTAATGCTGTAAAAGATAAAATTGAACAGATTAAGGAAACCTTGCCCGAAGGGGTGACCATTGAGCCGTACCTGGATAGGAAAAAATTGGTGGATCGTGCGATAGGAACGGTGACTACCAATCTTACGGAAGGGGCGTTGATTGTGATATTTGTACTGATTCTCTTTCTGGGAAATTTTAGGGGTGGATTGATAGTGGCTTCTGTTATACCGCTCTCAATGCTTTTTGCAATATCAATGATGAACCTCTTTGGGGTCTCGGGAAACTTGATGAGTTTGGGCGCAATAGATTTCGGTCTTATCGTAGATGGGGCGGTAATCATTGTTGAATCTGTGATGTTCGGGATTCATACCAGTAAAAAGAAGTATGCCGGAGTTGAAAAATTATCTTCTGAACAGATGGATACCGAAGTAAAACGATCTGCTGGTAAAATGATGAATTCCGCAGCATTTGGACAAATAATTATACTCATTGTGTATTTACCCATTATGGCTTTAAGCGGGGTAGCAGGAAAAATGTTCCACCCAATGGCCCAAACGGTTTCTTTCGCCATTTTGGGAGCATTGATTTTATCGCTTACGTATGTTCCGATGATGTCTGCCCTTGCTTTAGGCCGTAAGACGGAGCATAAAAGGAATTTTTCCGATAAGATGATGGATTTCTTTCAGCGTCTTTATAGACCTATTATAGAAGCCGCCCTTCATGCAAAGCTTTTGGTAATTGGATTGGCAATAGGATTATTCGTTATTACGCTGGTAGTGTTCGCCAATATGGGTGGTGAGTTTATTCCGCAGTTGGACGAAGGGGATTTCGCAGTGGAAACCCGAGTGCCCGTTGGGAGCTCTATTGACCAAATGATCGATGTTTCCCAAAAGGCCCAGACCATATTATTAAATGAATATCCAGATGAAGTAACGCAAGTAGTCAACAAGATTGGTTCAGGGGAAATACCAACAGACCCTATGCCTATTGAAGCAGGAGATATGATGGTAATCCTGAGTCCCAAAGAGGACTGGACAAGTGCAGAAGGAAGAGAAGGTTTGATAGAGAAAATGCAGGAATCCTTATCGGTTATTCCAAACGCTACTTTTAGTTTCCAGCAGCCTATACAAATGCGATTCAATGAATTATTGACCGGCGCCAAACAAGATGTAGTACTCAAAATTTACGGAGAAGACCTTAACATCCTTTCAGATCTGGCCAGCAATGTTGGTAGCAAAATAAAATCCGTAGAAGGTGTGGAAGATTTATATGTGGAGGAAATTACAGGTTTACCGCAGATAAATATTCAAATGGACCGTGATAAGATATCCCAGTATGGGATGAATATCGAGGATGTAAATAATGCTATCGAAACTGCGTTTGCAGGTACTTCTGCTGGACTTGTATATGAAGGAGAACGCCGTTTTGATCTAGTGGTTCGATTGGATAAGGACTACCGAACTGATATCACCGATGTACAGAATTTATATGTCAGCACTCCAGAGGGAAGGCAAATTCCGCTTAGTGAGGTAGCCAACGTTTCCTTTGAACCTGGACCTGTACAGATTCAACGTGATAATGCCAAAAGGCGTATTACCATAGGATTTAATGTGCGTGAAAGGGATGTTCAGAGCATAGTCGATGATATTAAACAGATTATGGGTGCTAATGTTGATATGCCGGCTGGCTATTATGTAACCTATGGCGGACAATTTCAGAACTTAAAAGAGGCAAATCAAAGATTGATGATCGCTTTACCAGTAGCCTTATTGCTTATTCTAATACTGCTCTATTTTGCCTTCGGTTCAATAAAACAAAGTTTGCTCATTTTTACCGCGATACCATTATCTGCCATTGGAGGTGTTTTTGCACTTCTGATACGAGACCTTCCCTTCAGTATATCGGCTGGGATTGGATTTATTGCATTATTTGGTGTGGCCGTTTTAAACGGTATCGTGCTGGTAGCTGAATTCAACAGGCTTGATAAAGAAGGCGTGACCGATATTTATGAACGTGTTCTTAAGGGTACGCGCGTGAGGTTGAGACCGGTATTGATGACCGCCACGGTAGCGGCCTTAGGTTTCTTGCCGATGGCATTGTCATCATCATCTGGTGCAGAGGTGCAGCGGCCACTGGCCACTGTGGTAATAGGTGGGCTGATTACAGCTACAGCGCTAACACTGATTGTTCTACCCGTCCTGTACATTTATTTTACGGAAGGCAAGGTCAAATTCAATTTTAGAAAAAAGAAAATAGCCACCACTTTAATTGTAATCGGTGGTATGTTTTTTCCAGCGACGCAACTTCAAGCACAGGAAACAAATCAAGCGCAGGAGCGTAAACTTACTTTAGAGCAAGCCATTGAAATTGCCCTTCAAAATAATAACCGCATTAAGATCGCGCAATATGAAATAGATGTTGAAAAAACGGGAAAATATGGCGCGATTACCATACCCCGAACAGAATTTTCCTATTCAAGAGGCGAATTTAATACACCTACGTTGAAAGACAACCTATATGGCGTTACTCAGCGAATTAATTTTCCCACGGTTTACACCAGTCAATTCAAGTTGGCGAAAGCCAGGGTCAATAGCAGTGAGCAACTCAAGATTATAGAGAAAAATGAACTGATTGCGGATGTTAAATCTGCCTATTTGAGGTATATGTTTCTAATGGAGAATGAACGTTTGTTGCAGCGTCAAGATAGTCTATACAGTAATCTTGACCGATCCAGTTCAATGCGTTATAAAACAGGAGAATCCACAAAGCTGGAAAGTGTGACCTCGGCCACACAATCGATGCAAATAAAAAATAAGCTTCAACAAAATGAGGCGGATATGAGAATTGCCAAAAAACGCTTACAGGTAGTATTGAACACCAATGATAATATAAGTGTTACAGACACTGAACTTGTTCCTAACGAGATCGATTTGGATATTGAAAGTCAGTCGGTGGAACAAAGCCCCCCGTTCGTTTATTTAAAACAACAATTGGCCGTAAGAAAACGGGAGACCAACGTGGAGAGGAACAAAGTTTTACCCGATCTTATGTTCGGTTATAACAGTCAATCCTTTATAGGCGATCAATTTGTAAATGGCCAGGACATTCAATATGATAATGGTGATCGGTTTTCCTATTTTCAGGTAGGCATGGCTATCCCTATTTTTCCGGGAGGGCATCGTTCCAAGATAAAGGCGGCAAAAATCGAAGAGGATATCGCCCAATCCCAACTTGAGCTGAACCAAACCCAATTACAAGGAGAACTACAAAGTTTGTTACAAGAATACTATAAACTTCAAGGCACGCTCAATTACTATCAAAATGAAGCCCTGCCACAAGCAGAGCTTATCATCAACAATTCGGAAAAGAGCTTTAAAAGTGGGAACGTTTCCTATGCACAGTACTTGCAGAACCTCACTTTGGCGAATACCATCCAGACAGAATATCTAAACACCCTCTATCAATATAATCAGTCCATCATTGTAATAGAAGCCTTATTGGGCTTGTAA
- a CDS encoding DsrE family protein — MKKLILGLTILALTFTNSLNAQTTKQAQHSHNYVVLTKKIPQLQPIILTAEALAEEDGESFGDFQAIICGKTVESLIDKEMMKSFIAKAKKAHVKIVVCGLSLKKFKVSKEDLPHELEVVDNGLLHNFQLQKRGYLSIEL, encoded by the coding sequence ATGAAAAAGCTAATTTTAGGTTTAACTATCCTAGCACTAACATTTACCAATTCTCTAAATGCACAAACTACTAAACAAGCACAGCATTCACATAATTATGTAGTGCTTACAAAAAAGATCCCTCAACTTCAGCCTATTATTTTAACAGCAGAGGCTCTAGCGGAAGAAGATGGAGAAAGTTTTGGCGATTTTCAAGCGATCATTTGCGGAAAAACTGTTGAAAGCCTTATAGATAAGGAAATGATGAAGAGCTTTATAGCAAAAGCAAAAAAAGCCCACGTAAAAATTGTAGTTTGTGGTTTATCTTTGAAAAAATTCAAAGTTAGTAAAGAAGATTTACCGCATGAGTTAGAAGTTGTGGACAATGGCTTGTTACATAATTTTCAACTTCAGAAAAGAGGATATTTAAGTATTGAGCTTTAA
- a CDS encoding DoxX family protein, which yields MKTTISVSYRSVQLFRILLSGIFLVASFNHILNLEKTIYRIDQARFKGIAYFFGNPEYLIIISGVLMMIAGFLLLVGYKTKWAAMALAAVLVPITLTVQAGQIHTLGPLFKNMAILGGLLFFILNDIQTFQKQ from the coding sequence ATGAAAACAACCATTTCAGTTTCCTATAGATCGGTTCAGCTGTTTCGTATTTTATTGAGCGGCATATTTTTGGTGGCGAGTTTTAATCATATTCTAAACCTCGAAAAGACTATATACCGAATTGACCAAGCCAGGTTCAAAGGAATTGCCTATTTTTTTGGCAATCCCGAGTATTTGATAATCATCTCTGGAGTTTTAATGATGATTGCAGGATTTTTGCTTTTAGTTGGTTATAAAACCAAATGGGCGGCAATGGCGCTAGCGGCGGTTTTAGTTCCAATAACCTTGACCGTGCAGGCTGGACAAATACATACTTTAGGCCCTCTTTTTAAGAATATGGCAATTTTAGGGGGATTGCTATTTTTTATCTTAAACGACATTCAAACATTTCAAAAACAATAA
- a CDS encoding DUF302 domain-containing protein has product MEYYFAKTVTGEFEEVIKKVTHELEKEDFGILTEIDISATLKKKLDINFKKYRILGACNAPYAYKALKAEDKIGTMLPCNVIVQELENGKIEVAAVNPMASMQAVKNKDLDNIAKEIGYKLEKVVNQV; this is encoded by the coding sequence ATGGAATATTATTTTGCTAAAACGGTAACTGGAGAATTTGAAGAAGTAATTAAAAAAGTTACACATGAATTGGAGAAGGAAGACTTTGGGATATTAACGGAAATAGATATTTCAGCAACCTTGAAGAAGAAATTAGATATCAATTTTAAAAAATATCGAATTTTGGGCGCTTGCAACGCTCCTTATGCGTATAAAGCTTTAAAAGCGGAAGATAAGATAGGCACAATGTTGCCTTGCAATGTGATTGTCCAAGAATTGGAAAATGGAAAAATCGAAGTCGCAGCAGTAAATCCAATGGCCTCCATGCAAGCGGTAAAAAATAAAGATTTAGACAACATCGCCAAGGAGATTGGATATAAATTAGAAAAAGTGGTAAACCAAGTTTAA
- a CDS encoding DUF302 domain-containing protein: MKRENPAKKEISNQNYTESRRTTYCISQRYGSQTFSEILKNIKEALTKRDFNVLLELALDEYLKEDIEDMPPHVILSVCNSGTAAKALAADLQSGVFLPCNITVKEVDQGNIEVSIEDTTVTWASSNTDELGELAKNTTETLKQILSEIDQQRMKL, encoded by the coding sequence ATGAAAAGAGAAAATCCTGCCAAAAAAGAAATCAGTAATCAGAATTATACAGAAAGTCGTAGAACTACCTATTGTATTAGTCAGCGGTACGGTTCCCAGACTTTTTCTGAAATTCTAAAAAATATAAAAGAAGCATTGACCAAAAGGGATTTTAATGTCCTTTTGGAATTAGCTCTGGATGAATATTTAAAAGAGGATATAGAGGATATGCCACCACATGTCATTCTATCCGTATGTAATTCTGGAACCGCAGCCAAAGCACTAGCTGCCGATCTTCAAAGCGGAGTTTTTTTACCCTGCAACATAACAGTAAAAGAAGTAGATCAGGGGAACATTGAAGTTTCTATTGAGGATACTACTGTTACTTGGGCTTCATCAAATACAGATGAATTAGGCGAACTAGCTAAAAACACTACAGAAACACTTAAACAAATTTTATCAGAAATTGATCAGCAGAGAATGAAATTGTAA